From one Malus sylvestris chromosome 1, drMalSylv7.2, whole genome shotgun sequence genomic stretch:
- the LOC126617614 gene encoding protein trichome birefringence-like 14 yields MKGGYNYRLIGKPISLTLAALVFTTILLWAWEKNPFADTLLLQGQRFTMPSIDFLGDFLNNSSKPMKTNGNAEGKDSFLNTVEDRKVVENFGTAPLDSMYAFSPRMQESNGIVTSLQTKVCNYAKGRWVADSTRPLYSGFNCKQWLSQMWACRLTQRTDFSFEGYRWKPANCEMPEFERSAFLRRMQDKTIAFIGDSLGRQQFQSLMCMATGGEENLEVQNVGKEYGLVKHRGAIRPDGWAYRFPNTNTTILYYWSASLSDLVPINISDRASDIAMHLDRPPAFLRQFLHRFDVLVLNTGHHWNRGKINGNRWVMYVDGKPNEDKKRAEIENAKNFTVYSISRWVDSQLPSHPRLKAFFRTISPRHFFNGDWNTGGTCDNTNPLAGGSEVVQEGSSDSVTEGAFKGTKIKLLDITALSQIRDEGHISHYTIRGKGNAGINDCLHWCLPGIPDAWNELLVAQI; encoded by the exons ATGAAGGGGGGATATAACTATAGATTGATTGGGAAACCAATCTCTCTCACTCTGGCTGCCCTTGTATTCACAACAATATTACTTTGGGCTTGGGAGAAAAATCCTTTTGCTGATACTCTACTATTGCAAGGCCAGCGGTTTACAATGCCTTCCATAG ATTTTCTTGGGGACTTCTTAAATAATTCCTCAAAACCTATGAAGACAAATGGAAATGCTGAAGGGAAGGATTCATTTTTGAATACAGTAGAAGATAGAAAAGTAGTAGAGAATTTTGGCACTGCCCCACTAGATTCTATGTATGCATTCTCTCCTAGAATGCAAGAAAGTAATGGGATCGTGACATCTTTACAAACTAAAG TGTGTAATTATGCCAAGGGTAGATGGGTTGCAGATAGCACACGCCCTTTATATTCGGGGTTTAATTGTAAACAGTGGTTATCACAAATGTGGGCATGTAGGCTGACACAACGAACAGATTTTTCTTTTGAGGGCTACCGATGGAAGCCAGCAAATTGTGAAATGCCAGAGTTTGAACGCTCTGCATTCTTGAGAAG GATGCAGGACAAAACGATTGCTTTCATAGGAGATTCATTGGGCAGACAACAGTTCCAGTCTTTGATGTGTATGGCAACTGGTGGGGAAGAAAACCTAGAAGTTCAGAACGTTGGAAAGGAATATGGTCTTGTCAAACATCGTGGAGCCATTCGTCCTGATGGCTGGGCTTATCGATTCCCGAACACCAATAccactatattatattattggTCAGCAAGCCTATCTGATCTAGTGCCCATTAACATCTCAGACCGAGCCAGTGATATTGCCATGCATTTGGATCGACCCCCGGCTTTCTTGAGACAATTCCTTCATCGGTTTGATGTGCTGGTTCTTAATACAGGGCATCATTGGAACAGGGGAAAGATTAATGGAAACCGGTGGGTAATGTATGTAGACGGAAAGCCCAATGAAGACAAGAAACGTGCAGAAATTGAGAATGCTAAGAATTTTACTGTGTACAGTATTTCCAGGTGGGTTGATTCTCAACTTCCATCACATCCTCGCCTAAAAGCTTTCTTTCGGACTATTTCACCAAGACATTTCTTCAATGGTGACTGGAATACTGGGGGTACCTGTGACAATACTAATCCGTTGGCTGGAGGAAGTGAAGTAGTCCAGGAAGGATCCAGTGATTCAGTAACTGAGGGTGCTTTCAAAGGTACAAAAATAAAGTTACTGGATATAACTGCTCTTTCTCAAATTAGAGATGAAGGTCACATATCTCACTATACTATTAGAGGAAAAGGAAATGCAGGCATAAATGATTGCTTACATTGGTGCTTACCGGGAATTCCAGATGCATGGAATGAACTCCTTGTTGCACAAATATAG